From Microbacterium sp. LWH11-1.2, one genomic window encodes:
- the prpB gene encoding methylisocitrate lyase, with amino-acid sequence MLYSTTTPAEKRRLFRERLRSGELLRFPGAFNPLSARLIEQKGFDGVYISGAVLAADLGLPDIGLTTLTEVAGRAKQIARMTELPAIVDADTGFGEPMNVARTIQELEDAGLAGTHIEDQINPKRCGHLDGKSVVDESTAIKRIRAAADARRDENFLIMARTDIRAIEGLDAAIDRAKALVDAGADAVFPEAMRTLAEFEAMANALDVPILANMTEFGKSELFSTDQLRDAGVALVIWPVSLLRISMGASGRALDTLNDEGHLTSKLGEMQHRADLYDLIDYESYNHFDSGVFNFTVDNTGR; translated from the coding sequence ATGCTGTACTCCACGACCACCCCGGCCGAGAAGCGGCGGCTGTTCCGGGAACGGCTCCGCTCCGGCGAACTGCTGCGCTTCCCGGGAGCCTTCAACCCGCTGAGCGCCCGGCTCATCGAGCAGAAGGGCTTCGACGGGGTCTACATCTCCGGTGCGGTGCTCGCCGCCGATCTCGGGCTCCCCGACATCGGCCTCACGACGCTCACCGAGGTCGCCGGTCGGGCGAAGCAGATCGCCCGCATGACGGAGCTCCCCGCGATCGTCGATGCCGACACCGGATTCGGCGAGCCGATGAACGTCGCCCGCACGATCCAGGAGCTCGAGGATGCCGGACTCGCCGGCACGCACATCGAGGACCAGATCAACCCGAAGCGCTGCGGTCACCTCGACGGGAAGAGCGTCGTCGACGAGAGCACGGCGATCAAGCGCATCCGCGCCGCCGCCGACGCGCGTCGCGATGAGAACTTCCTCATCATGGCGCGCACCGACATCCGCGCGATCGAGGGACTGGATGCCGCGATCGACCGCGCCAAGGCGCTGGTGGATGCCGGAGCGGATGCCGTGTTCCCCGAGGCGATGCGGACCCTCGCGGAGTTCGAGGCGATGGCGAACGCGCTGGACGTGCCGATCCTCGCGAACATGACCGAGTTCGGCAAGAGCGAGCTGTTCTCCACGGACCAGCTGCGCGACGCCGGGGTCGCCCTCGTCATCTGGCCTGTGTCGCTCCTTCGCATCTCGATGGGGGCATCCGGGCGTGCACTGGATACTCTGAACGACGAGGGGCATCTGACCTCGAAGCTCGGCGAGATGCAGCACCGCGCCGATCTCTACGACCTCATCGACTACGAGTCGTACAACCACTTCGACTCGGGCGTCTTCAACTTCACAGTCGACAACACCGGTCGCTGA